In Deltaproteobacteria bacterium, the genomic stretch TCACCGACGCCAACGGCGAGGTCGAAGAGGTGCGTGGACCCGGCGTCGTCGGAGCGCAGCCGATCCTCAAGCCCGGCGAGTCGTTCGAGTACACCTCGGCGTGTCCGCTGGGGACGGCCTTCGGGACGATGCACGGCAGCTACCAGATGGTCACCGATCGCGGTGAGCACTTCGACGCCGAGATCGCAGCGTTCTCGCTCAGCACTCCGTACGCGCTGAACTGAAGTCGCGTCTGCGCGCGTGACCAGCCGCGCGGGCGCTGCCCCGCGCGTCTGCGGGTGCTACGATCGGGCTGGGCGCGCGATCGCGACCCGTCAGGCGCGATGCCCGACAACATCATCCCGCTCCTGGTCCCGTTCTTCATCCTCGGCATCATCGTCGAGGCCGCGATCGCGCGCCGACGCGGCGCGCGGGTCTACCACCTGGGCACCATGATGTCGGACCTGAGCGCCGGCATCATCTCGCAGGTCTTCGAGCTGTTCTTCAAGCTGCTGGCGCTGCTCGCCTACGCGTGGCTGTACGAGCACGCGCGCCTGGTCGAGTTCGCGCCCGGGAGCCCGTGGCCGTGGCTGGTGGCGTTCGTGGGCATCGACCTCGCGTTCTACTGGTGGCACCGGCTCAGCCACGTCGTCAACTTCATGTGGGGCGTGCGTCGTGCACCACCACAGCGAGGATTTCAACCTCTCGGTCGCGCTGCGGCAGCCCGCGTTCGAGCTGCTGACCGCGTTCGTGTTCTACGCACCGCTCGCCCTGCTCGGGGTGCCCGCGCACGTGTGGGTCACGATGTACGCCCTCAATCTCTTCTACCAGTTCTGGACCCATACCGAGCTGGTCGGGGATCTCGGTCGCTACGAGGCGGTGTTCAACACGCCGTCGCACCACCGCGTGCACCACGGCATCAACCCAGAGTACCTCGACAAGAACTACGGCGGCATCTTCATCCTCTGGGACCGTCTGTTCGGCACGCTCGCGCCCGAGCAGCAACCCGTCGTGTTCGGCGTGACCAAGCCGCTGCACAGCTACAACCCGCTGTGGGCCAATCTCGAGTACTACGCGCAGGTGCACCGCGATGCCCGGCGATTCCCGCGGTGGTGGGACCGCGTGCGCGTGTGGTGGAAGCACCCCGGGTGGCAGCCCGCCGAGCTGGGCGCCGGCAAGCCACCGCCAGCGGTCGACCGTGCGCACTACGTGAAGTACGCGCCGGCCGCGACGCGACGACTGCAGCGCTACGCGCTGCTGCACTTCTGGCTCGCCTTCGTCGGTAGCGGCATCGTGCTCTCGCTCGCCGAGACGACCACTCGCACGGCGGCGATCGGACCCGGCGTGGTCGTGCTCGCGACCCTCGTGGCGCTGGTCGGTCGGCTCGAGCGCAAGCGTTGGGCCGCGCCCCTCGATGTCGCGCGACAGCTGGCGACCGTGGGCTTGTTGCTGTGGTACGCCCCGCAGGCGATGGCGACCCCCATGGCGTTCGGCCTCGCCGGTGGCGTGGCGGCGACCTTCATCGGGCTGGCGGCGTGGCTGCGACCGGGCGCGGAGGCCGATGACTGAGCAGAGCGAACCCGTGCGGCTGCACGACATCGTGGTCGTCAGCGACCTGCACATCGGCCGCGGCAAGAACCGCGAGTCGGGTCGGTACTACGAGCTCGAGACCTTCTTCTACGACGACGACTTCCGACGCTTCTGCGGCTGGCTGTGCGACGACGCGCGCGCCAACGACCGCCGCTTCAAGCTCATCTTCAACGGCGACGCCTTCGATCTCTTGCGGCTCGATCCGGTGCCGCTCGAGGGCGACACGCCCGAGCGCCGCTCGGGCTTCGCCCCGGTGCTGACGCCGTCGCGCGCCGCCGCCGAGCTCTCGCGCATCCTCGACGGCCACCCCCGCTTCTGCGCCGCCATGGGGCTGGTGCTGCGCGAGGGCCACGAGATCATCATGCTGCCCGGCAACCACGACATCGAGCTGCAGTGGGCGCCGGTGCAACAGGCACTGCGCGAGGCGCTGCTGCAGCACGGCGAACTCGGCAGCGCGCGCGAGGCCACCGAGGCGCTCGCGCGACTGCGCTTCGAGCCGTGGTTCTACCACGAGCCGGGCCGCGCCTGGATCGAGCACGGTTGCCAGTACGATCCGGAGAACGCGTTCCGCTATCCGCTGCGCCGCGGCTTGGTCGATCTTCCCGA encodes the following:
- a CDS encoding sterol desaturase family protein codes for the protein MHHHSEDFNLSVALRQPAFELLTAFVFYAPLALLGVPAHVWVTMYALNLFYQFWTHTELVGDLGRYEAVFNTPSHHRVHHGINPEYLDKNYGGIFILWDRLFGTLAPEQQPVVFGVTKPLHSYNPLWANLEYYAQVHRDARRFPRWWDRVRVWWKHPGWQPAELGAGKPPPAVDRAHYVKYAPAATRRLQRYALLHFWLAFVGSGIVLSLAETTTRTAAIGPGVVVLATLVALVGRLERKRWAAPLDVARQLATVGLLLWYAPQAMATPMAFGLAGGVAATFIGLAAWLRPGAEADD
- the apaG gene encoding Co2+/Mg2+ efflux protein ApaG, with translation MSTSEACTRGIEVRVRSRYVPEQSDPERGGWLFAYTVHIANASSETVQLMSRHWIITDANGEVEEVRGPGVVGAQPILKPGESFEYTSACPLGTAFGTMHGSYQMVTDRGEHFDAEIAAFSLSTPYALN